Proteins encoded in a region of the Xiphophorus couchianus chromosome 11, X_couchianus-1.0, whole genome shotgun sequence genome:
- the srsf1b gene encoding serine/arginine-rich splicing factor 1B codes for MSGGFARGPSGSNDCRIYVGNLPPDIRSKDVEDLFYKYGSVRDIDLKNRRGGPPFAFVQFEDPRDAEDAVYGRDGYDYDGYRLRVEFPRSGRGGGGGGGGGGGGGGGMGPSRNRYGPPSRRSENRVVVSGLPQSGSWQDLKDHMREAGDVCYADVFRDGTGVVEFVRKEDMTYAVRKLDNTKFRSHEGETAYIRVKMDGNRSPSYGPSRSRSRSRSRSKSRSRSYSPRRSRGSPQYSPRRSRSRSRSRT; via the exons ATGTCCGGAGGATTCGCTCGAGGACCCTCGGGAAGCAACGATTGTCGGATATATGTGGGGAATCTTCCCCCAGACATCCGCTCCAAAGACGTCGAAGacttattttataaatatggaTCTGTGCGTGATATTGACCTGAAGAACCGCAGAGGAGGACCGCCGTTTGCTTTCGTTCAGTTCGAGGACCCGAG GGACGCTGAGGATGCTGTGTATGGGCGAGATGGTTATGATTACGATGGCTATCGACTGCGTGTGGAGTTTCCGAGAAGTGGAAGGGGTGgtggcggaggaggaggaggtggtggaggcgGAGGCGGAGGCATGGGGCCGTCAAGGAATCGGTACGGTCCTCCATCCCGACGCTCCGAAAACAGAGTGGTTGTGTCAG gtCTTCCCCAAAGCGGGAGCTGGCAGGACCTGAAGGATCACATGCGGGAGGCAGGTGATGTATGTTACGCTGATGTCTTCCGCGATGGCACAGGTGTGGTGGAGTTTGTGCGCAAAGAAGACATGACCTACGCTGTGCGTAAATTGGATAACACCAAGTTTCGTTCTCATGAG GGAGAGACGGCCTACATTCGTGTGAAGATGGATGGCAATCGCAGCCCCAGCTACGGCCCCTCTCGCTCTCGTAGCCGCAGCAGAAGCCGCAGCAAGAGCCGATCCCGCAGCTACTCCCCGCGCCGCAGCAGGGGATCCCCCCAGTACTCGCCCCGGCGTTCTCGTTCACGCTCCCGTTCCCGCACTTAA